Proteins from a genomic interval of Chitinivorax sp. PXF-14:
- a CDS encoding response regulator, with product MKNQVILLVEDNPDDEMLALRAFKKNNITNEIVVARDGVEALDYLFGNAGYAGRDTSHQPALILLDLKLPKMDGLEVLKALRADARTRLIPVVVLTTSKEEDDLLKSYTFGANSYIRKPVDFNQFIDAVRQVGLYWLVLNESLPAIGR from the coding sequence ATGAAAAATCAAGTTATCTTGTTGGTTGAAGATAATCCTGACGATGAAATGCTCGCCCTGAGAGCATTCAAGAAGAACAACATCACCAACGAAATTGTCGTCGCGCGTGATGGTGTCGAGGCGTTGGATTACCTGTTTGGCAATGCGGGCTACGCGGGGCGCGATACCTCGCACCAGCCGGCGCTGATCCTGCTCGACCTCAAGCTGCCGAAGATGGATGGGCTGGAGGTGCTCAAGGCCTTGCGTGCCGACGCACGCACACGGCTGATACCGGTCGTGGTGCTGACCACTTCGAAAGAAGAGGACGACCTGTTGAAGAGCTACACCTTCGGCGCCAACAGCTATATCCGCAAGCCCGTCGATTTCAACCAGTTCATCGATGCTGTACGCCAGGTGGGGCTGTACTGGCTGGTGTTGAACGAATCCCTGCCGGCGATAGGACGATAA
- a CDS encoding putative bifunctional diguanylate cyclase/phosphodiesterase has translation MTELRVLVVEDSEDDALLMLLQLRRGGYHIVHERVDTPDAMRAALTLPWDIVISDYTMPSFSGPAALSLFSETGLDCPFIVVTGTIGEESAVALMKMGVSDFVLKTNLPRLPGVVERELREADLRRAKRRAEEALRVSEERYKLAMQGANDGLWDWNIADDTVFFSSRWKSMLGYEMDEVGDSVDEWQNRLHPDEKQSFRIKLINHLKHLTPHFEIEHRMLHKTSGYRWMLTRGLAVYDDSGRAYRMAGSQTDITERKRTEEQLLHDAFHDGLTGLPNRALFTDLLGFALEHRQRNDSYLSAVLFINLERFRYVNDSFGHRIGDQYLIEVASRIKSVLRPGDVAARFAGDEYAILLDDLRDPAEATRFAEMLQTMIGHPLGLGGHEFFPGCNVGIVFSASGYHDPEDMLRDADTAMHRARKRGKRKMEVFDAAMHASAVTTLQLEHELRRAVERREFLVHYQPIVELTTGKLSSFEALIRWQKPDGKLVPPNDFIPLSEELGLIVDIGKQVLEMACQQMVMWQQQFPDHRMLPVSVNLSGKQFNQPDLVEEIESVIHSTGLSASHLKLEITETMLMENPESARQMLTRLREKNIKVLMDDFGTGYSSLSYLHRFPCDTLKIDGSFVRRITDEREGKEIVRIIVMLAHNLGMNVIAECVETEEHLGVLREFGCDLAQGYFFSRPLSASDATDLIQRNPSW, from the coding sequence GTGACCGAACTGAGGGTACTGGTTGTAGAGGACTCGGAAGACGACGCGTTATTGATGCTGCTGCAGCTCAGGCGTGGTGGCTATCACATCGTGCATGAGCGCGTCGATACGCCGGACGCCATGCGGGCTGCCTTGACCCTGCCCTGGGACATCGTCATCTCCGACTACACGATGCCCAGCTTCAGTGGCCCGGCCGCGCTGAGCCTGTTCTCCGAAACCGGACTGGACTGCCCGTTCATCGTCGTCACCGGCACGATTGGCGAAGAATCCGCCGTCGCGCTGATGAAGATGGGGGTCAGCGACTTTGTCCTCAAGACGAATCTGCCGCGGCTGCCGGGCGTGGTCGAGCGCGAGTTGCGCGAAGCCGATCTGCGCCGCGCCAAGCGTCGCGCCGAGGAGGCGCTGCGGGTCAGCGAGGAGCGCTACAAGCTGGCCATGCAGGGTGCCAACGACGGCCTGTGGGACTGGAATATCGCCGACGACACGGTGTTCTTCTCGTCGCGCTGGAAAAGCATGCTGGGGTACGAGATGGACGAGGTCGGCGACTCGGTGGACGAGTGGCAGAACCGCCTGCACCCGGACGAGAAGCAATCCTTCCGCATCAAGCTGATCAACCATCTGAAACACCTGACGCCGCATTTCGAGATCGAACACCGCATGCTGCACAAGACCTCCGGCTATCGCTGGATGTTGACGCGCGGCCTGGCGGTCTATGACGACAGTGGGCGAGCCTATCGCATGGCCGGCTCGCAGACCGACATCACCGAGCGCAAGCGCACAGAAGAGCAGCTCCTGCACGATGCCTTCCACGATGGCCTGACAGGCTTGCCGAACCGCGCCCTGTTCACGGATCTGCTCGGCTTCGCGCTGGAACACCGCCAGCGCAACGACTCCTATCTGTCCGCCGTGCTGTTCATCAACCTCGAACGTTTCCGCTACGTCAACGACAGCTTCGGCCACCGCATTGGCGACCAGTACCTGATCGAGGTGGCGAGTCGTATCAAGTCGGTGCTGCGCCCCGGCGATGTGGCGGCACGCTTTGCCGGCGACGAATATGCAATTCTGCTCGACGACCTGCGTGACCCGGCCGAAGCGACGCGTTTCGCCGAGATGCTGCAGACGATGATCGGCCACCCGCTGGGCCTTGGCGGGCACGAGTTCTTTCCGGGCTGCAATGTCGGCATCGTGTTCAGCGCCAGTGGCTACCACGACCCCGAGGACATGCTGCGCGACGCCGATACCGCGATGCACCGTGCGCGCAAGCGAGGCAAACGCAAGATGGAGGTCTTCGATGCTGCCATGCACGCCAGCGCGGTGACCACGCTGCAACTCGAGCACGAGCTGAGGCGCGCGGTCGAGCGGCGTGAGTTTCTCGTGCATTACCAGCCCATCGTCGAACTCACCACCGGCAAGCTATCCAGTTTCGAGGCGCTGATCCGCTGGCAGAAGCCCGATGGCAAGCTGGTGCCGCCCAACGATTTCATCCCGCTGTCCGAAGAGCTGGGCCTGATCGTCGATATCGGCAAGCAGGTGCTCGAGATGGCGTGCCAGCAGATGGTCATGTGGCAGCAGCAGTTTCCTGATCACCGCATGTTGCCGGTGAGCGTCAATCTCTCGGGCAAACAGTTCAACCAGCCTGATCTGGTCGAAGAAATCGAATCGGTCATCCATTCGACGGGCTTGTCGGCCTCGCACCTCAAGCTCGAGATCACCGAAACCATGCTGATGGAGAACCCCGAGTCCGCACGGCAAATGCTGACGCGGCTACGGGAGAAGAATATCAAGGTGTTGATGGATGATTTCGGCACCGGGTATTCGTCACTGTCCTATCTGCACCGCTTTCCCTGCGACACGCTGAAGATCGACGGCTCCTTCGTGCGGCGGATCACCGACGAGCGCGAAGGCAAGGAGATCGTCCGTATCATCGTCATGCTGGCGCACAACCTCGGCATGAACGTGATCGCCGAATGTGTCGAGACGGAAGAGCATCTGGGGGTGCTGCGCGAATTCGGCTGCGATCTTGCGCAGGGCTATTTCTTCTCCAGGCCGCTGTCGGCGAGTGATGCCACCGATCTGATACAGCGTAACCCGAGCTGGTGA
- a CDS encoding wax ester/triacylglycerol synthase family O-acyltransferase, which produces MLWNLSSEKRESISSVDTAWLRMDRRTNLMMIVGVLMFETPLDLPRFKISLEERFLKYERFKQRPVSTGSSHSWETDSYFDLDNHISIAALPRPATESELQDFVSELTSESLDPNKPLWHFHVVNDFQGGSALVVRIHHCYADGIALIQVLLGMTDDQAKPSGKPAKKLRAVESHHDGEQDFWTRFYRPFTGAVTTAVKTYWDVLEGTIDLVKKPSKLVGYTNLGVGVTADLAKVLTMSNDPQTSFKGKLGVRKKAVWAEPLDLDEVKQIGKALDCTVNDVLLSSVAGSLRNYLIERGENVDGLEVRALVPVNMRPEHKMDRLGNYFGLVFLPLPIGIANPFARLYEVKRRMEELKNSHEAILALGLLGVAGTLPNVVQQFSFDMLTKKASAVMTNVPGPRQPMYMAGSKVSDILFWVPSSGEIGMGVSILSYNGQIRFGLITDTNLVPDPENIVNRLQSEFDKLVYGTLLDLGSGPVVPESIEQEINQWISAQNLVES; this is translated from the coding sequence ATGTTGTGGAATCTATCAAGCGAGAAGCGGGAGAGTATCTCTTCCGTTGATACCGCATGGCTGCGCATGGACCGGCGCACCAATCTGATGATGATCGTCGGCGTATTGATGTTTGAAACGCCGCTGGATTTGCCGCGCTTCAAGATCTCGCTGGAAGAGCGTTTTCTCAAGTACGAACGCTTCAAGCAGCGCCCGGTCAGCACCGGCTCGTCGCATAGCTGGGAAACCGACAGCTACTTCGATCTCGACAACCATATCAGCATCGCGGCCCTGCCAAGGCCTGCGACCGAGAGCGAGCTGCAGGACTTCGTCAGCGAGTTGACCAGCGAAAGCCTGGACCCCAACAAACCGTTGTGGCATTTCCATGTCGTCAACGACTTCCAGGGCGGCAGCGCGCTGGTTGTCCGCATCCACCATTGCTATGCGGACGGCATCGCCCTGATTCAAGTCCTGCTGGGGATGACCGATGACCAAGCCAAACCGAGCGGCAAACCGGCCAAGAAGCTGCGTGCGGTCGAGTCGCACCACGATGGCGAGCAGGATTTCTGGACCCGCTTCTATCGCCCCTTCACCGGTGCCGTCACGACGGCAGTCAAGACTTACTGGGATGTTCTCGAAGGCACCATCGACCTGGTGAAAAAGCCGTCCAAGCTGGTGGGCTACACCAATCTCGGCGTTGGCGTGACGGCTGACCTGGCCAAGGTGCTGACCATGTCCAACGACCCGCAGACCAGCTTCAAGGGCAAGCTCGGCGTGCGTAAGAAGGCCGTCTGGGCCGAGCCGCTCGACCTCGACGAGGTCAAGCAGATTGGCAAGGCGCTCGATTGCACCGTCAACGATGTGCTGCTGTCGAGCGTTGCCGGCTCGCTGCGCAACTACCTGATCGAGCGCGGCGAAAATGTGGATGGCCTCGAGGTGCGCGCCCTGGTGCCGGTCAACATGCGCCCGGAACACAAGATGGACAGGCTGGGCAACTATTTCGGCCTGGTGTTCCTGCCGCTGCCGATCGGCATCGCCAACCCGTTCGCGCGCCTGTATGAAGTCAAGCGCCGCATGGAGGAACTGAAGAACAGTCACGAGGCGATTCTCGCCCTGGGCCTGTTGGGCGTGGCTGGCACGTTGCCCAATGTGGTTCAGCAGTTCTCGTTCGACATGCTGACCAAGAAGGCTTCGGCCGTCATGACCAATGTGCCGGGCCCGCGTCAGCCGATGTACATGGCAGGCAGCAAGGTTTCCGACATCCTGTTCTGGGTACCGTCATCCGGCGAAATCGGCATGGGGGTCAGCATTCTGAGCTACAACGGGCAGATCCGCTTCGGCCTGATCACCGATACCAATCTGGTGCCGGACCCCGAGAACATCGTGAACCGCCTACAGTCGGAGTTCGACAAGCTGGTGTATGGCACGCTGCTGGACCTAGGCAGCGGGCCCGTGGTGCCGGAAAGCATCGAGCAGGAAATCAACCAGTGGATTTCCGCGCAGAATCTCGTGGAAAGCTGA
- a CDS encoding SDR family oxidoreductase: MSYFVTGATGFIGRNMIKRLLERGDAPIYILIRESSLSKLDELKAQLGGASERVIPVVGDLTQTALGVSEQDQAMLKGKVLHFFHLAAVYDLKASAEAQQAANVDGTRHAVQLAEAIDAGCFHLVSSIAAAGLYEGTFREDMFEEAENMSHPYFRTKHDSEAIVRKECKIAWRVYRPGIVVGHSETGEIDKIDGPYYFFKLIQKLRRMLPPWMPAIGLDGSRINIVPVDFVVNAMDHIAHLPGYDGRCFHLTDPEPYKLGEILEILTKAAHAPRFAVRLNPALFGFIPAVVRQGMMMLTPVRRIRDAVMKDLGLPSDIMKFVNYPTRFDNRDAMQLLKPAGIKVPRLEDYAWRLWDYWERHLDPDLHIDRSLAGSVKGKIVMITGGSSGIGEAAALKIAQAGATVLIVARDLEKLAVTKQHIEAAGGTAFIYSCDLSDLDAIDGLAKQVLADHGGVDVLINNAGRSIRRGIELSYDRFHDFQRTMQLNYFGSLRLTLGLLPSMVERRKGHVINLSSIGVLTNAPRFSAYVASKAALDAFTRCAASEFSDKGIEFTTINMPLVKTAMTAPTKIYNNVPMISPEEAADFIAQAIIHKPQRIATKLGIFAQVLHAIAPKMTHVIMNTSYRMFPESAAALGKKDGEVQDVTPDQLAMMQLMKGIHM, translated from the coding sequence GTGTCGTACTTCGTGACGGGAGCTACTGGTTTCATCGGCAGAAACATGATCAAGCGTCTGCTTGAGCGTGGCGATGCCCCGATTTATATCTTGATTCGCGAATCTTCGCTGTCCAAGCTCGACGAGCTGAAGGCCCAGCTTGGCGGCGCCTCCGAACGCGTCATCCCCGTGGTCGGTGATCTGACCCAAACGGCCCTGGGTGTATCGGAGCAAGACCAGGCCATGCTGAAGGGCAAGGTTCTGCATTTCTTCCATCTGGCTGCCGTGTATGACCTCAAGGCTTCGGCCGAGGCGCAGCAGGCTGCCAACGTCGATGGCACGCGCCATGCGGTGCAACTGGCCGAGGCGATTGATGCCGGGTGCTTCCATCTGGTGAGCTCGATTGCCGCCGCCGGGCTGTACGAAGGCACCTTCCGCGAAGACATGTTCGAAGAAGCTGAGAACATGTCGCATCCATACTTCCGTACCAAGCACGATTCCGAAGCGATCGTGCGCAAGGAGTGCAAGATCGCCTGGCGCGTTTACCGCCCCGGTATCGTGGTTGGCCACTCGGAAACTGGCGAGATCGACAAGATCGACGGCCCTTACTATTTCTTCAAGCTGATCCAGAAGTTGCGCCGCATGCTCCCCCCGTGGATGCCGGCAATCGGCCTGGACGGCAGCCGCATCAATATCGTGCCGGTCGATTTCGTGGTCAATGCCATGGATCACATCGCGCATCTGCCGGGCTATGACGGCCGCTGCTTCCACCTGACTGACCCGGAGCCCTACAAGCTCGGCGAGATCCTGGAGATCCTCACCAAGGCAGCCCACGCGCCGCGCTTCGCCGTGCGCCTGAACCCCGCCCTGTTCGGTTTCATCCCCGCCGTGGTGCGCCAGGGCATGATGATGCTGACGCCAGTGCGCCGCATCCGCGACGCGGTGATGAAGGACCTGGGCCTGCCATCCGACATCATGAAGTTCGTCAACTACCCGACCCGCTTCGACAACCGGGATGCCATGCAGCTGCTGAAGCCGGCCGGCATCAAGGTGCCGCGTCTCGAGGACTACGCGTGGCGCCTGTGGGACTACTGGGAGCGTCACCTCGATCCGGATCTGCACATCGACCGTTCGCTTGCTGGCAGCGTCAAGGGCAAGATCGTCATGATCACCGGCGGTTCGTCGGGCATCGGTGAAGCCGCTGCGCTGAAGATTGCACAAGCGGGCGCCACCGTGCTGATCGTTGCGCGCGACCTGGAAAAGCTGGCGGTGACCAAGCAGCATATCGAAGCCGCCGGCGGTACGGCCTTCATCTACAGCTGCGATCTGTCCGACCTCGACGCGATCGACGGTCTGGCCAAGCAGGTTCTGGCCGACCATGGCGGTGTCGATGTGCTGATCAACAACGCGGGTCGCTCCATCCGTCGTGGCATCGAGCTCTCCTACGACCGCTTCCATGACTTCCAGCGCACCATGCAACTCAACTACTTCGGCTCCCTGCGCCTGACCCTGGGCCTGCTGCCGTCGATGGTCGAGCGCCGCAAGGGTCATGTCATCAATCTGTCGTCGATCGGCGTGCTGACCAATGCGCCGCGCTTCTCGGCCTATGTCGCCTCCAAGGCCGCGCTGGACGCATTCACGCGCTGCGCCGCGTCGGAGTTCTCGGACAAGGGGATCGAGTTCACCACGATCAATATGCCGCTGGTGAAGACCGCGATGACCGCGCCGACCAAGATCTACAACAACGTGCCGATGATCTCGCCGGAAGAGGCTGCAGACTTCATCGCCCAGGCCATCATCCACAAGCCGCAACGTATCGCGACCAAGCTCGGCATTTTCGCGCAGGTATTGCATGCCATCGCGCCGAAGATGACCCATGTGATCATGAACACCTCGTATCGCATGTTCCCCGAGTCCGCCGCCGCGCTGGGCAAGAAGGATGGCGAGGTGCAGGACGTGACGCCCGATCAGCTGGCGATGATGCAGTTGATGAAGGGTATTCACATGTAA
- a CDS encoding polyhydroxyalkanoic acid system family protein — MSTISIERKHSTTLAHARQLAEQVADDLKQDFGLDWLWQGDALHFQRPGVKGQLLVGSDRIKVDVKLGLLMSALKGRIETEIAGFLDEKFG; from the coding sequence ATGTCCACCATATCCATCGAGCGGAAACATTCCACCACCCTGGCCCATGCCAGGCAATTGGCCGAGCAGGTCGCCGACGATCTCAAGCAGGACTTCGGCCTGGACTGGCTATGGCAGGGCGATGCGCTGCACTTTCAGCGGCCTGGTGTGAAGGGGCAGCTGTTGGTGGGCAGTGACCGAATCAAGGTTGACGTGAAGCTTGGGCTATTGATGTCGGCACTCAAGGGGCGCATCGAAACCGAGATTGCCGGCTTTCTCGACGAGAAATTCGGCTGA
- a CDS encoding phasin family protein produces the protein MKSLKKSAATQKPLTSTVVESANQIWLAGLGAFAKAQVEGGKIFEALVDAGRQIEDDGRRLAGDKVEKVAGKAVETWDKLETVFQDRVARSLSRLGVPSDSEIKSLTKRIDNLSKMVDQLLERDGIAKPAAKPATKAAVVKTEKAAKPAAAEKKPAAAKKPAAPKAPAAKKATAAAAPAAGAEDTKGA, from the coding sequence ATGAAATCGTTGAAAAAGAGCGCAGCCACACAGAAGCCGCTGACGTCGACAGTCGTCGAGTCGGCGAACCAGATCTGGCTGGCAGGCCTGGGTGCCTTTGCCAAGGCGCAGGTCGAAGGCGGCAAGATCTTCGAGGCGCTGGTGGATGCTGGTCGCCAGATCGAGGACGATGGCCGTCGCCTGGCTGGCGACAAGGTTGAAAAGGTTGCCGGCAAGGCCGTGGAAACATGGGACAAGCTGGAAACCGTGTTTCAGGACCGTGTCGCACGTTCCCTGTCGCGCCTCGGCGTGCCCAGCGATAGCGAAATCAAGTCACTTACCAAGCGCATCGACAATCTGAGCAAGATGGTCGATCAATTGCTGGAGCGCGACGGCATCGCCAAGCCCGCCGCGAAGCCGGCTACCAAGGCTGCCGTGGTGAAGACGGAAAAGGCCGCCAAGCCTGCTGCCGCCGAGAAGAAGCCGGCTGCCGCGAAGAAGCCGGCAGCGCCCAAGGCGCCGGCTGCGAAGAAGGCAACGGCAGCTGCGGCGCCTGCCGCGGGCGCCGAAGACACCAAGGGCGCATAA
- a CDS encoding patatin-like phospholipase family protein, which translates to MTSSIETSPFGNRKPRIGLNLAGGGPLGGIYEIGALCALQDSLEGIDLNDLDVYVGVSAGSLVAAAMANGYSPYDLYRILIENEHPHQDAFRPELFLQPAYREYWQRALAIPKVLLEACWKFITRAEDAQTLPGALASLGRAIPTGIFDVGAISDYLANVFSAPGHSNDFRQLGKKLYVIATDLDTGRSVKFGDKGHDHVPLSTAVAASCALPGLYPPVEIDGNFYVDGALLRTLHASVSLDEGADFVLCLNPLVPYDARQYPKIGLVHHDKLANGGLPVVLSQTFRAIIHSRMKVGMAKYRTLYPQADVVLFEPSHSDAEMFFANVFSYSDRHKIAEHAFQRTRQDLLARYEELAPIFERHGITVRLDRLLDPTRYLHCPDDDAEQKRRTTTDRLAGTLDKLESWLKYQDLAA; encoded by the coding sequence ATGACAAGCAGCATAGAAACCAGCCCATTCGGCAACAGAAAACCTCGTATCGGTCTCAATCTGGCTGGCGGTGGTCCGCTCGGCGGGATTTACGAAATCGGTGCATTGTGTGCCTTGCAGGATTCCTTGGAAGGCATCGACCTCAACGATCTCGATGTTTATGTAGGTGTCTCCGCCGGCAGCCTGGTTGCGGCTGCCATGGCGAATGGCTACTCGCCCTACGATCTGTACCGCATCCTGATCGAAAACGAGCATCCGCATCAGGATGCATTCCGCCCCGAGCTTTTCCTGCAGCCGGCCTATCGCGAATACTGGCAGCGCGCGCTGGCCATCCCGAAGGTGTTGCTGGAAGCATGCTGGAAGTTCATCACCCGAGCGGAAGATGCGCAGACCCTGCCGGGCGCGCTGGCCTCGCTGGGGCGTGCGATCCCGACCGGGATTTTTGACGTAGGCGCCATCAGCGACTACTTGGCGAATGTGTTTTCCGCGCCAGGCCATAGCAACGATTTCCGCCAGCTCGGCAAGAAGCTGTACGTGATTGCAACCGATCTCGATACCGGGCGCTCGGTCAAGTTTGGCGACAAGGGCCATGACCATGTGCCGCTGTCGACTGCTGTCGCTGCAAGCTGTGCGCTGCCGGGCCTGTACCCACCAGTCGAGATCGACGGCAATTTCTACGTCGATGGCGCCTTGTTGCGCACCCTGCATGCGTCAGTGTCGCTCGATGAAGGCGCCGACTTCGTGCTGTGCCTGAACCCGCTGGTACCCTACGACGCACGCCAGTACCCGAAGATTGGCCTCGTGCATCACGACAAGCTGGCCAACGGCGGCTTACCGGTGGTGTTGTCGCAGACTTTCCGCGCCATCATCCATTCGCGCATGAAGGTGGGCATGGCGAAGTACCGCACGCTGTATCCGCAGGCCGACGTGGTGCTGTTCGAGCCCAGCCATTCCGATGCCGAAATGTTCTTCGCCAATGTGTTCAGCTACTCGGATCGCCACAAGATCGCCGAACATGCGTTCCAGCGTACCCGTCAGGATTTGCTGGCGCGCTACGAAGAGCTGGCGCCGATCTTCGAACGCCATGGCATCACCGTGCGGCTCGATCGCCTGCTCGACCCGACCCGCTACCTGCACTGCCCGGACGACGATGCGGAGCAGAAACGCCGCACCACGACCGACAGGCTTGCCGGGACGCTCGACAAGCTCGAAAGCTGGCTGAAATATCAGGACCTGGCAGCCTAG
- a CDS encoding patatin-like phospholipase family protein, protein MNGPAQIPPKIALVLSGGGARAAYQVGVLRAIAHMLPKDVENPFKIICGTSAGAFNALGVAMAAKEFRNGICRLDYLWKNLTPDKIYRTDFITVSTYIWHWILSILLGGFGKHNPRSLLDNAPLRELLMRNFNLASIQQAIDTQALDALAITVSGLTSGQSISFFQGQPHLAGWNRVHRLGVPGPINVETIMASSAIPFVFPAVKLNREFFCDGSIRQTAPLSPALHLGAERVLVVGVTRQMRSPGERQSGNGYPSMAQVIGHMLNSAFLDGMSADLERLERVNNTVGLVPPEVRAQAQLALHHVDVLVVHPSRDLDEIASRHTARFPPMIRFLLRGVGGLRRRGSVLASYLLFEKTYTRELIRLGYDDTMRQREAVLEFLGHAPPAAAVPAQPPETTCTA, encoded by the coding sequence ATGAACGGACCCGCTCAAATTCCGCCCAAGATCGCGCTCGTCCTGTCGGGGGGCGGAGCAAGGGCCGCCTATCAGGTTGGCGTGCTGCGCGCGATTGCACATATGCTGCCGAAAGACGTCGAGAACCCGTTCAAGATCATCTGCGGCACCTCGGCCGGCGCATTCAACGCGCTGGGGGTGGCCATGGCGGCGAAGGAGTTTCGCAACGGCATATGCCGGCTCGACTATCTGTGGAAGAACCTGACGCCCGACAAGATCTACCGCACCGATTTCATCACCGTATCGACCTACATCTGGCACTGGATCCTGTCGATTCTGCTGGGCGGCTTCGGCAAGCACAACCCGCGTTCCCTGCTCGACAATGCGCCGCTGCGCGAGCTGTTGATGCGCAACTTCAACCTGGCCTCGATCCAGCAGGCAATCGACACCCAGGCACTCGATGCCCTGGCGATCACTGTGTCGGGTCTGACATCGGGGCAGTCGATCAGTTTCTTTCAAGGCCAGCCCCATCTGGCGGGCTGGAATCGGGTCCATCGGCTTGGCGTGCCGGGGCCGATCAACGTGGAGACCATCATGGCCTCGTCGGCGATTCCGTTTGTGTTCCCGGCGGTCAAGCTCAATCGCGAATTCTTTTGCGACGGCTCGATCCGCCAGACCGCGCCGCTCAGCCCGGCCCTGCACCTGGGGGCGGAGCGCGTGCTGGTGGTGGGCGTGACGCGGCAGATGCGCTCGCCTGGCGAGCGCCAGTCTGGCAACGGCTATCCGTCGATGGCGCAGGTGATTGGCCACATGCTCAATAGTGCGTTCCTGGACGGGATGTCGGCTGACCTGGAGCGGCTGGAGCGCGTCAACAACACGGTGGGGCTGGTCCCACCTGAGGTACGGGCGCAGGCACAGCTGGCGCTTCATCACGTCGACGTGCTGGTGGTGCACCCGAGCCGCGATCTGGACGAGATTGCATCCCGCCATACCGCACGCTTCCCGCCGATGATACGTTTCCTGCTGCGTGGCGTTGGTGGCCTGCGCCGCCGTGGGTCGGTGCTGGCCAGCTATCTGCTGTTCGAAAAGACCTATACGCGCGAGCTGATCCGGCTCGGCTACGACGACACCATGCGCCAGCGCGAGGCCGTGCTCGAATTCCTCGGCCATGCGCCGCCAGCCGCCGCGGTACCGGCCCAGCCGCCGGAAACGACGTGCACCGCCTGA